Proteins from a genomic interval of Streptomyces fodineus:
- a CDS encoding beta-xylosidase: protein MGSTPPRPRRSRRWRWASLFGATALAVTAGGALAGPAGAAGTNVDFATHCIPPAVAGIPPIDGTTTAGVSVDNASPKVGDTVTVTYTVVTAAAGNPTDLALPADIMTPTGKVTLGGAQTGDVTVAGPKKNPPVPGKAAFPSFSMTGTFTVTKAGQITLSPGDYNIHTSYILELDTPCTVTNPPAPVSQTVTATDGTPANTRAISLSSASGDPGAAVTVSGSNFTPGATVTLAGRSGATQTADTATVTANAQGSFSGSLVVKDKTTTGIVAYEGGSWSADKGAGPAAYVVNDNSPVPPGSQKLTTTVKAGTLAMSQAGDSVALSAVDFGKGGASTGKLQTVTVQDFRGGPAGWSLTGKVTGFSGPGGKIDAGKLSWTPACVAKPGSPSTCKAGSAGTVGASGATLASTSDGTLTGGEFTVDAGLSLDVPAFTPPGAYSGVLTLTLT, encoded by the coding sequence ATGGGTTCGACACCCCCAAGACCACGAAGATCCCGACGGTGGCGCTGGGCGTCGCTGTTCGGGGCGACCGCGCTCGCGGTCACCGCGGGCGGCGCGCTGGCCGGTCCGGCCGGTGCCGCCGGCACCAACGTGGACTTCGCCACGCACTGCATCCCGCCCGCCGTCGCGGGCATCCCGCCGATCGACGGCACCACGACCGCCGGCGTCTCGGTGGACAACGCCAGCCCGAAGGTCGGCGACACCGTCACCGTGACCTACACCGTGGTCACCGCCGCCGCCGGCAACCCCACCGACCTCGCCCTGCCCGCCGACATCATGACCCCGACCGGAAAGGTGACCCTCGGTGGCGCCCAGACGGGGGACGTGACCGTCGCCGGGCCCAAGAAGAACCCGCCGGTGCCGGGGAAGGCCGCCTTCCCGTCCTTCTCCATGACCGGCACGTTCACCGTCACCAAGGCCGGGCAGATCACCCTCTCGCCCGGCGACTACAACATCCACACCAGCTACATCCTGGAGCTGGACACCCCGTGCACGGTCACCAACCCGCCCGCCCCGGTGTCCCAGACCGTCACGGCGACCGACGGCACCCCGGCCAACACCCGGGCGATCTCGCTGAGTTCGGCCTCCGGTGACCCGGGTGCCGCCGTCACGGTCAGCGGCAGCAACTTCACGCCGGGCGCCACCGTGACCCTGGCCGGGCGGTCCGGGGCCACCCAGACCGCGGACACCGCCACGGTCACGGCCAACGCGCAGGGTTCCTTCAGCGGTTCCCTCGTCGTCAAGGACAAGACGACGACCGGGATCGTGGCGTACGAGGGCGGCTCCTGGAGCGCGGACAAGGGCGCCGGTCCCGCGGCGTACGTCGTCAACGACAACTCGCCCGTTCCGCCGGGCAGTCAGAAGCTGACGACCACCGTCAAGGCGGGCACGCTGGCCATGTCCCAGGCCGGGGACTCCGTCGCGCTGTCGGCGGTCGACTTCGGCAAGGGCGGGGCCTCGACGGGCAAGCTGCAGACGGTGACGGTCCAGGACTTCCGCGGCGGGCCCGCGGGCTGGTCCCTGACCGGCAAGGTCACCGGCTTCAGCGGTCCCGGCGGCAAGATCGACGCGGGGAAGCTGAGCTGGACCCCGGCGTGCGTGGCCAAACCCGGCAGCCCCAGCACGTGCAAGGCCGGTTCGGCGGGCACCGTGGGAGCCTCGGGGGCGACTTTGGCGTCGACCTCCGACGGCACGCTCACCGGCGGTGAGTTCACCGTCGACGCCGGACTCTCCCTGGACGTACCGGCGTTCACGCCTCCGGGTGCGTACTCCGGTGTGCTCACGCTGACGCTCACCTGA
- a CDS encoding WxL protein peptidoglycan domain-containing protein encodes MRKLYVLLLGLLLAGQATPTRAADNGSWSVYPVASKIAQRPYFYLSADPGQTLTDKVAVQNKTGGPLTFRLYPADAYNTARDGGFAVRTVKERMLGVGAWARLAQSRVTVPGHTTVTVPFTLRVPQGAEPGDHPGAIVALDERVDPGSGRLALGVQRAVGARVYLRVSGPTLPALSVGQLHISHHQPLIPGFGAGTATVSYTLANTGNVTLDPRVELKARGLFGRTLLDRELSRVPSQLLPGQRVRLTETWRGAPQLDWGDVTLTASAPGTRQSASASFLALPWLVVALVCAAGVAVGVLLVRARRGRVRRSARVRPSPRVRPTPSRPRSSPSARP; translated from the coding sequence ATGCGCAAGCTGTACGTCCTCCTCCTGGGCCTGTTGCTGGCAGGGCAGGCCACACCCACCCGCGCCGCCGACAACGGCAGCTGGTCCGTCTACCCGGTCGCCTCGAAGATCGCCCAGCGGCCCTACTTCTACCTCTCCGCCGACCCCGGCCAGACCCTCACCGACAAGGTCGCCGTCCAGAACAAGACCGGCGGGCCGCTCACCTTCCGGCTCTACCCGGCCGACGCCTACAACACCGCCCGCGACGGCGGTTTCGCCGTGCGGACCGTCAAGGAGCGCATGCTCGGGGTGGGCGCCTGGGCCCGGCTCGCGCAGTCCCGGGTCACCGTGCCCGGCCATACGACCGTCACCGTGCCCTTCACCCTCCGCGTCCCGCAGGGCGCCGAGCCCGGTGACCACCCGGGTGCCATCGTCGCCCTGGACGAGCGCGTCGACCCCGGCAGCGGGCGGCTCGCGCTCGGTGTGCAGCGGGCCGTCGGCGCCCGCGTCTACCTCCGGGTCAGCGGCCCCACACTGCCCGCGCTGTCCGTGGGACAGCTGCACATCAGCCACCACCAGCCCCTGATCCCGGGTTTCGGCGCCGGCACGGCCACCGTCTCCTACACCCTGGCCAACACCGGGAACGTCACCCTCGACCCGAGGGTGGAGCTGAAGGCGCGCGGGCTGTTCGGCCGTACGCTGCTCGACCGCGAGCTGTCCCGGGTGCCGTCGCAGCTGCTGCCCGGACAGCGGGTCAGGCTCACCGAGACCTGGCGCGGAGCGCCCCAACTCGACTGGGGAGACGTGACGTTGACGGCGAGCGCGCCCGGCACCCGGCAGTCGGCGAGCGCCTCCTTCCTCGCGCTGCCCTGGCTGGTCGTGGCGCTGGTGTGCGCCGCGGGCGTGGCGGTCGGGGTGCTGCTGGTCAGAGCGCGTCGGGGCCGCGTTCGCCGGTCCGCACGCGTACGACCGTCTCCACGGGTACGGCCCACACCTTCCCGTCCCCGATCTTCCCCGTCTGCGCGGCCCTGA
- a CDS encoding helix-turn-helix transcriptional regulator yields the protein MNRAELADFLRRGRARLTPSDVGLTPGARRRTPGLRREEVAQLAGMSVDYYTRLEQSRGPRPSRQMLTALARALRLADAEHDHLFHLAGEEPPRRETASAHVRPGLLLILDRLYDTPAQLVNDCGAVLAQNAMAKALVGDVMSRPRQERNLVRRFFLDPAARSLFPEEDHEVHARSHVANLRAVTAARPDDPEPAGLVAELRSASEEFALLWDEHEVSLRNHATKRFEHPLVGLLELDCEVMLSHEHHHLLVVHTARPGTESYERLQLLRVVGLQDMIPQRAIG from the coding sequence GTGAACCGAGCCGAACTCGCCGATTTCCTGCGCCGTGGCCGCGCCCGGCTGACCCCGTCGGACGTGGGCCTGACGCCGGGTGCCCGGCGTCGCACGCCCGGTCTGCGCCGCGAGGAGGTGGCACAGCTGGCGGGCATGTCGGTGGACTACTACACCCGGCTCGAACAGTCCCGGGGTCCGCGCCCGTCCCGCCAGATGCTGACGGCGCTGGCGCGCGCACTGCGCCTGGCCGACGCCGAACACGACCACCTGTTCCACCTGGCCGGCGAGGAGCCGCCGCGCCGCGAGACGGCGTCGGCGCATGTCCGGCCCGGTCTGCTGCTGATCCTGGACCGCCTGTACGACACTCCGGCGCAGCTGGTGAACGACTGCGGTGCGGTGCTGGCCCAGAACGCGATGGCCAAGGCGCTGGTCGGCGACGTGATGTCCCGCCCCCGGCAGGAACGGAACCTGGTGCGCCGCTTCTTCCTGGACCCGGCCGCGCGCTCGCTCTTCCCGGAGGAGGACCACGAGGTGCACGCGCGCTCCCACGTGGCCAACCTGCGCGCGGTGACCGCCGCCCGCCCCGACGACCCGGAACCGGCCGGGCTGGTCGCCGAACTCCGTTCAGCCAGCGAGGAGTTCGCGCTCCTGTGGGACGAACACGAGGTGTCCCTGCGCAACCACGCGACCAAGCGCTTCGAGCACCCGCTGGTCGGCCTGCTGGAGCTGGACTGCGAGGTCATGCTCAGCCACGAACACCACCACCTGCTCGTCGTCCACACGGCCCGCCCGGGAACGGAGTCCTACGAACGGCTTCAGCTGCTGAGGGTGGTGGGGTTGCAGGACATGATCCCGCAGCGGGCCATCGGCTAG
- a CDS encoding MFS transporter, protein MTTVRPPAALAEPVERVGRGWTVALSLANGAIWVGWFGPLQILLASQARDFAPGSGMSKETVLAWVTGAGAVVSLVANPFFGALSDRTTSRRGRRTPWIVAGTAGGALSLLLLARAGGVWSMAAGWCLVQLTLNAAFAAVTAAVPDRVPRRQRGAVGGWLGAAQILGVVGGTGLATAAGGIGAGYAACAVCTVAGVLPYVLRHPDLRLAAKDRPAWSWRAFVAGFWLSPRRLPDLGWAWLTRFLINLSNSLVLLYLLFYLRDRLHYHDPGQGVLILTAVNSLTLTATVVAGGVWSDRVGRRKPFVVWSGVLMAVATAALAGWQTWPGAIVASALLGVGFGVFTSVDFALMTDVLPAALDRGKDLGVINVANALPQVAAPALAAPIVTYLGGYRALYLVAAVIGLAGAVLVGRIRGVE, encoded by the coding sequence ATGACCACGGTCCGGCCCCCGGCCGCCCTGGCCGAACCGGTGGAGCGGGTCGGCCGGGGCTGGACGGTGGCGTTGTCGCTGGCCAACGGGGCGATCTGGGTCGGCTGGTTCGGCCCCCTGCAGATCCTGCTCGCCTCCCAGGCCAGGGACTTCGCGCCAGGCTCGGGGATGTCGAAGGAGACGGTGCTGGCCTGGGTGACGGGGGCGGGCGCGGTGGTCTCGCTGGTCGCCAACCCCTTCTTCGGTGCCCTGTCGGACCGTACGACCTCCCGCCGGGGCCGCCGTACGCCGTGGATCGTGGCCGGGACGGCGGGCGGTGCGCTGTCGCTGCTGCTGCTCGCGCGGGCGGGCGGGGTGTGGTCCATGGCGGCGGGCTGGTGCCTGGTGCAGCTCACGCTGAACGCGGCGTTCGCGGCGGTGACGGCGGCGGTGCCCGACCGGGTGCCGAGGCGCCAGCGGGGCGCGGTGGGCGGCTGGCTGGGGGCCGCGCAGATCCTGGGCGTGGTCGGCGGCACGGGCCTGGCGACCGCGGCGGGCGGGATCGGCGCCGGATACGCGGCGTGCGCGGTGTGCACGGTGGCGGGTGTGCTGCCGTACGTGCTGCGTCATCCGGATCTGCGGCTGGCGGCAAAGGACCGGCCGGCGTGGTCCTGGCGGGCGTTCGTGGCGGGGTTCTGGCTGAGCCCGCGCCGCCTGCCGGACCTGGGCTGGGCGTGGCTGACCCGGTTCCTGATCAACCTCAGCAACTCGCTGGTGCTGCTGTACCTCCTCTTCTACCTGCGGGACCGCCTGCACTATCACGACCCCGGTCAGGGGGTGCTGATCCTGACGGCCGTCAACAGCCTGACGCTGACGGCGACCGTCGTGGCGGGCGGGGTGTGGTCGGACCGGGTGGGCCGGCGCAAGCCGTTCGTCGTCTGGTCCGGGGTGCTGATGGCGGTGGCGACGGCGGCGCTGGCCGGCTGGCAGACCTGGCCGGGCGCGATCGTCGCGTCGGCGCTCCTCGGGGTCGGCTTCGGCGTGTTCACCTCGGTCGACTTCGCGCTGATGACGGACGTCCTGCCGGCGGCGCTGGACCGGGGCAAGGATCTGGGAGTCATCAACGTGGCCAACGCCCTGCCGCAGGTCGCGGCGCCCGCCCTCGCCGCGCCGATCGTGACCTACCTGGGCGGCTACCGGGCGCTGTACCTGGTGGCGGCGGTGATCGGACTGGCGGGGGCGGTGCTGGTGGGGCGGATCAGAGGGGTCGAGTGA
- the era gene encoding GTPase Era — MSVRTPSSEEPAETVHRAGFACFVGRPNAGKSTLTNALVGQKVAITANQPQTTRHTVRGIVHRPDAQLILVDTPGLHKPRTLLGERLNDVVRTTWAEVDVIGFCLPANEKIGPGDRFIAKELAGIKKTPKVAIVTKTDLVDSKTLATQLIAIDQLGKELGIEWAEIVPVSAVGAKQVDLLAGLLIPLLPEGPALYPEGDLTDEPEQVMIAELIREAALEGVRDELPHSIAVVVEEMLPREDRPADRPLLDIHANVYIERPSQKGIIIGPKGKRLKEVGIKSRKQIEALLGTPVFLDLHVKVAKDWQRDPKQLRKLGF; from the coding sequence ATGAGCGTTCGTACCCCGTCATCCGAAGAGCCGGCCGAGACCGTCCACCGCGCCGGCTTCGCCTGCTTCGTGGGCCGCCCCAACGCGGGCAAGTCCACCCTCACGAACGCTCTGGTGGGGCAGAAGGTGGCGATCACCGCGAACCAGCCGCAGACGACGCGGCACACGGTACGCGGGATCGTGCACCGGCCCGACGCCCAGCTGATCCTCGTGGACACCCCCGGGCTCCACAAACCGCGCACGCTGCTCGGCGAGCGGCTCAACGACGTCGTCCGCACGACGTGGGCCGAGGTCGACGTGATCGGCTTCTGCCTGCCGGCGAACGAGAAGATCGGCCCCGGTGACCGCTTCATCGCCAAGGAGCTCGCGGGGATCAAGAAGACCCCGAAGGTCGCCATCGTCACCAAGACCGACCTCGTCGACTCCAAGACCCTCGCCACGCAGCTGATCGCGATCGACCAGCTGGGCAAGGAACTGGGCATCGAATGGGCGGAGATCGTCCCGGTGTCGGCGGTGGGCGCCAAGCAGGTGGACCTGCTGGCCGGCCTCCTGATCCCGCTCCTCCCCGAGGGCCCGGCGCTCTACCCCGAGGGCGACCTCACCGACGAGCCCGAGCAGGTCATGATCGCGGAACTGATCCGCGAGGCGGCCCTGGAGGGCGTCCGCGACGAGCTGCCGCACTCCATCGCCGTGGTCGTCGAGGAGATGCTCCCGCGCGAGGACCGCCCGGCGGACCGGCCGTTGCTGGACATCCACGCCAACGTCTACATCGAGCGGCCCAGCCAGAAGGGGATCATCATCGGCCCCAAGGGCAAGCGCCTGAAGGAGGTCGGCATCAAGTCCCGCAAGCAGATCGAGGCGCTGCTCGGGACGCCGGTCTTCCTGGACCTGCATGTGAAGGTGGCCAAGGACTGGCAGCGCGACCCCAAGCAGTTGAGGAAGCTCGGCTTCTAG
- a CDS encoding helix-turn-helix transcriptional regulator — MSRRARVRPEEAGLPAGGGRRRTPGLRREEVAVLAGVGASWYQWLEQGREISVSPSVLDAVARVLRLSNAERRHLYLLAGLNPPAPEVAPEKRDMCEGLRRLIDTWMPYPAHIMDLYYNCVMYNDAAAIVLGMRPDITQNCLVDFFTDPLYRSRSHSWEENARTVVAQFRAACAARPDDEGFQEVLAEASERSPEFVRLWAERDIQDQGQIRKELEHPLVGLLVVESTAMKVPARPDLMIVLHTPLEEANTAAKLEWLASPEGRRGAMYPVAG; from the coding sequence ATGAGCCGGCGGGCCCGGGTCAGACCGGAGGAGGCCGGACTGCCGGCCGGCGGCGGCCGGCGCCGTACGCCCGGGCTGCGCCGGGAGGAGGTCGCCGTGCTCGCCGGGGTGGGCGCCTCCTGGTACCAGTGGCTGGAGCAGGGGCGGGAGATCTCCGTCTCCCCGTCGGTGCTGGACGCCGTCGCCCGGGTGCTGCGGCTGAGCAACGCCGAGCGCCGGCATCTGTACCTGCTGGCCGGGCTGAACCCGCCGGCGCCCGAAGTGGCGCCGGAGAAGCGGGACATGTGCGAGGGGTTGCGGCGGCTGATCGACACCTGGATGCCGTATCCGGCGCACATCATGGACCTGTACTACAACTGCGTGATGTACAACGACGCGGCCGCGATCGTGCTCGGCATGCGGCCGGACATCACGCAGAACTGCCTCGTCGACTTCTTCACCGATCCGCTGTACCGGTCGCGCAGCCACAGCTGGGAGGAGAACGCGCGTACGGTCGTGGCGCAGTTCCGGGCCGCGTGTGCGGCGCGGCCGGACGACGAGGGCTTCCAGGAGGTCCTCGCCGAGGCGTCCGAGCGCAGCCCGGAGTTCGTCCGGCTGTGGGCCGAGCGGGACATCCAGGACCAGGGGCAGATCCGCAAGGAGCTGGAGCATCCGCTGGTCGGGCTGCTGGTGGTGGAGTCGACGGCGATGAAGGTGCCGGCCCGGCCCGATCTGATGATCGTGCTGCACACTCCGCTGGAGGAGGCGAACACCGCGGCGAAGCTGGAGTGGCTGGCGTCCCCGGAGGGGCGGCGGGGCGCGATGTACCCCGTGGCGGGGTGA
- a CDS encoding NAD-dependent epimerase/dehydratase family protein: MPTLVTGTTGQVGRRFVPRLLAQTRPGERVRVLLRDASRADRFAGLGADVVLGDLRDDEVLGKAVAGVDAVVNVAASFRGVPDEEAWAVNRDAAVSLGRAALSAGVRRFVQVSTGIVYGTGRGRPLVEEDGIRPGGAMWGAYGESKAAAEWELLALDGGMEVRVGRLPFVYGEGDPHLADSLRWAAQWAPAQRLQMGHHADVAQGLLRLLYAPAVNGPLYNIADDAPVTAVELHQLNGVEVPADMHTRTDPDPWFGIMSTQKIRRDLGFRPVYPTVWTARDAGAL; this comes from the coding sequence ATGCCGACATTGGTGACCGGGACGACGGGACAGGTCGGACGCCGCTTCGTGCCCAGGCTGCTGGCACAGACCCGGCCGGGAGAGCGGGTACGGGTCCTGCTCAGGGACGCTTCCCGCGCGGACCGCTTCGCCGGCCTCGGCGCCGACGTCGTACTCGGCGATCTCCGGGACGACGAGGTGCTCGGCAAGGCCGTCGCCGGCGTGGACGCCGTCGTGAACGTCGCCGCCTCCTTCCGCGGTGTCCCCGACGAGGAGGCCTGGGCCGTCAACCGCGACGCGGCCGTGTCCCTGGGCCGGGCCGCACTGTCCGCCGGGGTACGGCGGTTCGTGCAGGTCAGTACGGGGATCGTGTACGGCACCGGGCGCGGCCGGCCGCTGGTGGAGGAGGACGGGATCCGGCCCGGCGGGGCGATGTGGGGTGCGTACGGCGAGTCCAAGGCGGCGGCGGAGTGGGAACTGCTCGCCCTGGACGGGGGCATGGAGGTGCGCGTCGGCCGCCTGCCCTTCGTCTACGGCGAGGGCGACCCGCACCTCGCCGACTCCCTGCGCTGGGCCGCGCAGTGGGCCCCGGCCCAGCGGCTGCAGATGGGCCATCACGCCGACGTCGCCCAGGGCCTGCTGCGTCTGCTGTACGCACCGGCGGTGAACGGCCCCCTGTACAACATCGCCGACGACGCCCCCGTCACGGCCGTCGAGCTGCACCAGCTCAACGGCGTCGAGGTGCCCGCCGACATGCACACCCGCACCGACCCCGACCCGTGGTTCGGGATCATGTCCACGCAGAAGATCCGCCGGGACCTGGGCTTCAGGCCGGTCTACCCGACCGTCTGGACCGCCCGCGACGCCGGCGCCCTGTGA
- a CDS encoding P-II family nitrogen regulator has product MKLITAIVKPYRLDEVKTALQELGVHGLTVTEASGYGRQRGHTEVYRGAEYRVDLVPKVRIEVVVEDADAEPVIDAIVRAAQTGKIGDGKVWAVPVETVVRVRTGERGPDAL; this is encoded by the coding sequence ATGAAGCTCATCACCGCGATCGTCAAGCCGTACCGTCTGGACGAGGTCAAGACCGCCCTGCAGGAACTGGGCGTGCACGGTCTGACCGTGACCGAGGCGAGCGGCTACGGCCGCCAGCGCGGCCACACCGAGGTGTACCGGGGGGCCGAGTACCGGGTCGACCTGGTGCCGAAGGTGCGCATCGAGGTCGTGGTCGAGGACGCGGACGCCGAGCCCGTGATCGACGCGATCGTCAGGGCCGCGCAGACGGGGAAGATCGGGGACGGGAAGGTGTGGGCCGTACCCGTGGAGACGGTCGTACGCGTGCGGACCGGCGAACGCGGCCCCGACGCGCTCTGA
- a CDS encoding protealysin inhibitor emfourin — protein MRIQVRRTGGFAGIERRAEVDTSGRPDAQAWQSLAERVLASGQGTAPAGVPDGFHYEITVDGRTVYAADPRLTEEQRELVSRVLKEGA, from the coding sequence ATGCGTATCCAAGTACGGCGCACGGGCGGGTTCGCGGGCATCGAGCGCCGGGCCGAGGTGGACACCTCGGGCCGGCCCGACGCCCAGGCATGGCAGTCCCTGGCCGAACGCGTCCTCGCGTCCGGCCAGGGCACGGCGCCGGCCGGCGTCCCGGACGGCTTCCACTACGAGATCACCGTGGACGGCCGCACGGTCTACGCGGCCGACCCCCGACTCACCGAGGAACAGCGGGAGTTGGTGTCCCGGGTACTGAAGGAGGGCGCGTAA
- a CDS encoding cytidine deaminase, translating into MTESNALDPEDRKIVTLARSVRARNGVPEGAAVRDETGRTYAAGTVSLPSLKLSALRTAVAMAVASGATSLEAAAVVSDAESVAGEDLAAVADLGGAGTPVLLAGPDGAVRLTVSAG; encoded by the coding sequence ATGACCGAGAGCAACGCGCTTGACCCCGAGGACCGCAAGATCGTGACCCTGGCCCGTTCCGTTCGGGCTCGCAACGGTGTGCCGGAGGGGGCGGCCGTACGGGACGAGACCGGGCGTACGTATGCCGCCGGGACGGTTTCGCTGCCCTCGCTGAAGCTGAGCGCGCTGCGGACGGCGGTCGCCATGGCCGTGGCGTCGGGGGCCACCTCGCTGGAGGCGGCGGCGGTGGTGAGCGACGCGGAGTCGGTGGCGGGCGAGGACTTGGCCGCGGTTGCCGATCTCGGTGGTGCGGGGACGCCGGTGCTGCTCGCCGGGCCTGACGGTGCTGTCCGGCTGACCGTTTCCGCCGGCTGA
- a CDS encoding GH1 family beta-glucosidase gives MATDAADPLPPIPRFPDGFLWGVSTSAHQIEGAAGERERSVWDVFTAEPGRVKDGSTAAVACDHYHRYQEDVALLAGLGVDAYRFSVSWPRVGSPGGLDFYDRLVDELCAAGVRPVPTLFHWDLPARLDWLERDTAARFADHVTVVAERLGDRVTKWITLNEPAEHTLLGHALGAHAPGRQLLFDALPVAHHQLLAHGLAVRALRAAGASDIGIANSHGPTWPASAEPADVEAAGFYDVLLNRLFAEPVILGEYPDGMGELMPGDVAADLEVIAGPVDWYGINYYAPTRVGAPGGTDSEYGGLVLPAELPFSVREIEGRPVTDFGWPVVPEGLTELLCGFRDRYGDRLPPIVITENGCSYDGVDDHERIAYLDAHIRALHTALEAGVDVRGYFVWSLMDNFEWAEGYRRRFGLVHVDYTSLKRTPKASYHWLRDVLRARG, from the coding sequence ATGGCGACTGACGCAGCCGATCCGCTGCCCCCGATACCGCGCTTCCCGGACGGCTTCCTGTGGGGCGTCTCGACCTCGGCCCATCAGATCGAAGGGGCGGCCGGGGAGCGCGAGCGGTCCGTGTGGGACGTGTTCACGGCCGAACCGGGACGGGTGAAGGACGGTTCGACGGCGGCGGTGGCCTGCGACCACTACCACCGCTACCAGGAGGACGTGGCCCTCCTCGCCGGCCTGGGCGTGGACGCCTACCGCTTCTCGGTCTCCTGGCCCCGGGTCGGCTCACCCGGTGGGCTGGACTTCTACGACCGCCTGGTCGACGAGCTGTGCGCGGCGGGCGTACGCCCCGTGCCCACCCTCTTCCACTGGGACCTGCCCGCCCGTCTGGACTGGCTGGAGCGGGACACGGCGGCCCGGTTCGCCGACCATGTGACGGTGGTCGCCGAACGGCTCGGCGACCGCGTGACCAAATGGATCACCCTCAACGAGCCCGCCGAGCACACCCTCCTGGGCCACGCCCTCGGCGCCCACGCCCCCGGCAGGCAGCTCCTCTTCGACGCGCTCCCGGTCGCCCACCACCAGCTCCTCGCCCACGGCCTCGCGGTACGGGCCCTGCGCGCGGCCGGCGCGAGCGACATCGGCATCGCCAACTCCCACGGCCCCACCTGGCCGGCCTCCGCCGAACCGGCGGACGTGGAGGCGGCCGGCTTCTACGACGTCCTGCTCAACCGCCTGTTCGCCGAGCCGGTCATCCTCGGTGAATACCCGGACGGGATGGGCGAGTTGATGCCCGGTGACGTCGCGGCCGACCTCGAGGTCATCGCCGGACCGGTCGACTGGTACGGGATCAACTACTACGCGCCGACCCGGGTGGGCGCGCCCGGCGGCACCGACAGCGAGTACGGCGGTCTGGTGCTGCCCGCCGAACTGCCCTTCTCCGTCCGGGAGATCGAGGGCCGCCCGGTGACCGACTTCGGCTGGCCGGTCGTCCCGGAGGGCCTCACCGAGCTGCTGTGCGGCTTCCGGGACAGGTACGGCGACCGGCTCCCGCCGATCGTCATCACCGAGAACGGCTGCTCCTACGACGGCGTCGACGACCACGAGCGCATCGCCTACCTGGACGCCCACATCCGCGCCCTGCACACCGCGCTGGAGGCCGGCGTGGACGTGCGCGGCTACTTCGTGTGGTCCCTGATGGACAACTTCGAGTGGGCCGAGGGCTATCGGCGCCGCTTCGGCCTGGTGCACGTGGACTACACCTCGCTGAAGCGCACCCCCAAGGCCTCCTACCACTGGCTCCGGGACGTGCTCCGGGCGCGGGGATGA
- a CDS encoding ammonium transporter, with protein METPVTLAAARVNTGDTAWLLAATALVLLMTPGLALFYGGMVRTKSVLNMLMMSFVSIALVTVVWLAAGYSLAFGDDAFGGLIGGLHHAGMAHLGPGSVHGTVPTLLFATFQLTFAIITAALISGAVADRTKFSAWLVFVPVWTLLVYVPVTHWVWGPGGWIAAGLGALDFAGGLPVEITSGASGLALCLVLGPRLGFKKDAMRPHNLPMVILGAGLLWFGWFGFNAGSAFGANGLAAAAFLNTLAAGCTGLLGWLFVEQKRDGHPTTLGAVSGAVAGLVAITPSCGTVSLLGALVVGLAAGVVCSYAVSWKFKLNYDDSLDVVGVHLVGGIIGTLLIGLFAEKAMTGTAEGLFYGGGLAPLGRQLLAVVVVAGYAFAVTYGLGKLLDKAMGLRASEEQEHTGLDLTVHAETAYDHGVLGHGAPVSHSLLTATSTQKVDTQA; from the coding sequence TTGGAGACGCCCGTGACCCTCGCCGCCGCCCGTGTGAACACCGGCGACACCGCCTGGCTGCTCGCCGCGACCGCCCTCGTCCTGCTGATGACGCCCGGCCTGGCCCTGTTCTACGGCGGCATGGTCCGCACGAAGAGCGTCCTCAACATGCTGATGATGAGCTTCGTGTCGATCGCCCTGGTCACGGTGGTCTGGCTGGCGGCCGGCTACTCCCTCGCCTTCGGGGACGACGCCTTCGGGGGGCTCATCGGCGGGCTCCATCACGCCGGAATGGCGCACCTCGGCCCCGGCAGCGTGCACGGCACGGTCCCCACCCTCCTCTTCGCCACCTTCCAGCTCACCTTCGCGATCATCACGGCCGCCCTGATCAGCGGCGCGGTCGCCGACCGCACGAAATTCTCGGCGTGGCTGGTCTTCGTCCCGGTCTGGACCCTCCTCGTATACGTTCCGGTGACGCACTGGGTGTGGGGCCCGGGCGGCTGGATCGCGGCCGGGCTCGGCGCGCTCGACTTCGCGGGCGGTCTGCCGGTCGAGATCACCTCCGGCGCCTCCGGTCTCGCCCTGTGCCTGGTCCTCGGGCCCCGGCTCGGATTCAAGAAGGACGCCATGCGGCCGCACAACCTGCCCATGGTGATCCTCGGTGCCGGTCTGCTCTGGTTCGGCTGGTTCGGCTTCAACGCGGGCAGCGCGTTCGGCGCGAACGGCCTCGCCGCGGCCGCCTTCCTCAACACCCTGGCCGCGGGCTGCACCGGTCTGCTCGGCTGGCTCTTCGTCGAACAGAAGAGGGACGGGCACCCGACCACCCTGGGCGCCGTCTCCGGCGCGGTCGCCGGCCTGGTCGCGATCACCCCGTCCTGCGGCACGGTCTCCCTGCTCGGCGCGCTGGTCGTCGGCCTCGCCGCCGGTGTCGTCTGCTCCTACGCGGTGAGCTGGAAGTTCAAGCTGAACTACGACGACTCCCTGGACGTCGTCGGCGTCCACCTGGTCGGCGGGATCATCGGCACCCTGCTGATCGGCCTGTTCGCCGAGAAGGCGATGACCGGCACCGCGGAGGGCCTCTTCTACGGCGGCGGGCTCGCACCGCTCGGCAGGCAGCTGCTCGCCGTGGTGGTCGTGGCCGGCTACGCCTTCGCGGTGACGTACGGCCTCGGCAAGCTGCTCGACAAGGCGATGGGCCTGCGCGCGAGCGAGGAGCAGGAGCACACCGGCCTGGACCTTACGGTGCACGCCGAGACGGCATACGATCACGGCGTCCTGGGGCACGGCGCCCCGGTCTCCCACTCCCTCCTCACCGCAACCAGCACGCAGAAGGTCGACACCCAGGCATGA